A single genomic interval of Thermanaerothrix sp. harbors:
- a CDS encoding histidine triad nucleotide-binding protein, producing the protein MESCLFCRIVSGEVPARKVYEDQDVLAFHDINPVAPFHVLVVPKVHVSGASEDPDWEVWGAVMGGAVRVAELLGVNREGFRLVVNSGELAGQTIPHLHVHVLAGRRFNWPPG; encoded by the coding sequence ATGGAATCGTGCCTTTTTTGCAGGATAGTATCCGGTGAGGTCCCCGCCAGGAAGGTTTATGAGGACCAGGATGTGCTGGCGTTTCACGACATAAACCCGGTGGCGCCATTTCACGTCCTGGTGGTTCCCAAGGTGCACGTGTCTGGCGCTTCAGAGGATCCGGACTGGGAAGTATGGGGGGCTGTCATGGGGGGTGCGGTTCGCGTGGCGGAGCTGCTGGGGGTCAATCGGGAGGGGTTTCGGTTGGTCGTGAACAGCGGAGAACTGGCCGGTCAGACTATTCCCCACCTGCACGTTCACGTGCTTGCGGGCCGACGGTTTAATTGGCCGCCCGGATAG
- the rpsU gene encoding 30S ribosomal protein S21, with product MTTVVRRDNESLEDTLKRFKRELRKVGVLREARKHEHYEKPSEIKKRKKAAQAKNRRRSD from the coding sequence ATGACCACTGTCGTTCGCAGGGATAATGAGTCTTTGGAGGACACCCTAAAGCGTTTCAAGCGGGAGCTTCGGAAGGTGGGCGTGCTGCGGGAGGCAAGGAAGCACGAGCATTACGAGAAGCCCAGCGAGATAAAGAAGCGCAAGAAGGCCGCCCAGGCCAAGAATCGTAGGAGGTCCGATTGA
- a CDS encoding GatB/YqeY domain-containing protein translates to MSFIDRVQADLVSAMKNRDELALSVLRMLKSALQVAQTEKGSGGEISEDAFIAIVQRLIKQREEAAEQYRNCGAPDRADSEIREADFLRRYLPEQLSDQDLGELIARLAAEAGAVGPKDMGRLMGQVMPRVKGRADGNRVKERVSAYLASLGN, encoded by the coding sequence ATGTCTTTCATTGATAGGGTTCAGGCTGATCTGGTGTCGGCCATGAAGAACAGGGATGAACTGGCCCTATCGGTGCTTCGCATGCTGAAGTCCGCCCTCCAGGTTGCCCAGACCGAGAAGGGCAGTGGCGGGGAGATTTCCGAGGATGCCTTTATAGCCATAGTCCAGCGGCTCATAAAGCAGAGGGAGGAGGCGGCGGAGCAGTACCGCAATTGTGGTGCTCCCGACAGGGCCGATTCGGAGATCCGGGAGGCGGATTTCCTAAGGCGCTACCTCCCAGAGCAGCTTTCGGACCAGGATCTGGGCGAGCTGATAGCCCGTCTGGCCGCCGAGGCTGGGGCCGTGGGCCCCAAGGATATGGGGCGTCTTATGGGTCAGGTGATGCCCCGTGTTAAGGGAAGGGCCGACGGGAACCGGGTGAAGGAGAGGGTCTCCGCGTACCTGGCTTCGCTGGGGAATTAG
- the nrdR gene encoding transcriptional regulator NrdR yields the protein MLCPQCGLSETRVIETRTSDGGKVVRRRRECPSCSHRFTTYERVEERQVLWVVKKDGRRESFDRCKLLRGLMRACEKLPVPLDVLEDAACRIEGKLREREAGEVLSMEVGDLAMEELRKINKVAYVRFASVYREFTDLSNFAAEIARLIEEREDKHDNH from the coding sequence ATGCTCTGTCCTCAGTGCGGATTAAGTGAGACCCGGGTCATAGAGACCAGGACGTCCGATGGCGGCAAGGTGGTTCGCCGCCGCCGGGAGTGTCCTTCCTGTTCCCATCGTTTTACCACCTATGAGCGGGTGGAGGAGCGCCAGGTGCTTTGGGTGGTGAAGAAGGACGGCAGGAGGGAGAGCTTCGACAGGTGCAAGCTTTTGCGTGGGCTTATGAGGGCTTGCGAGAAGCTGCCGGTGCCCTTGGACGTCTTGGAAGACGCCGCTTGCAGGATAGAAGGCAAGCTTCGGGAGCGGGAGGCTGGAGAGGTTCTAAGCATGGAAGTTGGCGACCTGGCCATGGAGGAGCTTAGGAAGATCAACAAGGTGGCCTACGTGAGGTTTGCTTCGGTTTACCGGGAGTTTACCGATCTTTCTAACTTCGCCGCTGAGATAGCCAGGCTCATAGAGGAGAGGGAGGATAAGCATGATAACCACTGA
- the nrdD gene encoding anaerobic ribonucleoside-triphosphate reductase, which translates to MITTDVTGIDQASLGGRQQHLFGGGESTDLALMVDALGHEERYEWDPVRIKNALVLEAGVDPEVASSIAAEVEDDIIRYGRDRVTTRLIREMVNVKLFQRGLDAKLADHSQVGLPVRDLETMLLKPNKENSNTTHNPESINLSIAERVLKEYSLSKVFSPDVASAHLNGDIHLHDLGMVNRPYCSGQSIAYVARYGLNIPSITSVSAPAKHADVLLAHVLKMTSVLQNNFAGAIGWDAVNMFFAPYMVGASDREYKQLAQQLIFEFNQLAGGRGGQVAFTDINLYYEIPNHFRDVPAIGPGGQFTGKTYGEYDAESKKFLKALFEVYLEGDSRGQPFFFPKPLLHITDYFFKEPGWEEFLELACRVASEKGNTYFVFDRGGVAKLSECCRLSFELSEEDLKEAHQPWKMRYCALQNITINLPRLAYRAKGDQDALFDLVDQYMELSSKAHMQKRAFIKEILSLGKKGPLSALCVDHDGEGYLRFDKASHLIGILGVNEMVQVMTGHQLHEDKGALDLGLAVVKYMEIKCEQLAERYGVKMVLEQTPAESTAHRFAKLDLKAFPEEASKVIKGDFKTGEIYYTNSTHLNYHLALDPIQRVVEEGMFHPMIKAGALTHIWMGEHKPDPKGLSSLVRKIHLHSENAQVAFSPEFTICNSCNRVHRGLFSQCPSCSSEDVDGITRITGYFTRTSSWNAGKRGELKDRSRVAVS; encoded by the coding sequence ATGATAACCACTGATGTCACCGGAATAGACCAGGCGTCCTTGGGGGGCCGCCAGCAGCACCTCTTCGGAGGCGGGGAGTCCACGGACCTCGCTTTGATGGTTGACGCCTTGGGGCATGAGGAGAGGTATGAGTGGGATCCGGTGCGTATCAAGAACGCCCTGGTGTTGGAGGCCGGAGTGGATCCTGAGGTGGCGTCCAGCATAGCCGCCGAGGTTGAGGACGACATAATACGTTATGGCAGGGACAGGGTTACCACCCGTCTCATCCGTGAGATGGTCAACGTAAAGCTCTTCCAGAGGGGGTTGGATGCCAAGCTGGCGGACCACAGCCAGGTGGGGCTTCCGGTTCGGGATCTGGAGACCATGCTGCTGAAGCCGAACAAGGAAAACAGCAACACCACCCACAACCCTGAGTCGATCAACCTATCCATAGCGGAGAGGGTGCTCAAGGAGTACTCCCTGAGCAAGGTGTTCTCCCCTGACGTGGCTTCCGCGCACCTTAACGGGGACATCCACCTTCACGACCTTGGCATGGTTAACCGCCCCTACTGTTCCGGGCAGAGCATAGCGTATGTGGCCAGGTACGGGCTTAACATCCCCTCTATCACCAGCGTTTCCGCCCCGGCCAAGCACGCGGACGTGCTTTTGGCCCACGTTCTCAAGATGACCTCGGTTCTGCAGAACAACTTCGCGGGGGCCATAGGATGGGACGCGGTCAACATGTTCTTCGCCCCTTACATGGTTGGCGCGTCGGACCGGGAGTACAAGCAGCTGGCTCAACAGCTCATCTTCGAGTTCAACCAGCTGGCTGGAGGCCGCGGCGGACAGGTGGCTTTCACGGACATAAACCTGTATTACGAGATACCGAACCACTTCCGGGACGTTCCCGCCATAGGACCCGGCGGACAGTTTACCGGCAAGACCTATGGGGAGTATGACGCGGAGTCCAAGAAGTTCCTCAAGGCCCTGTTCGAGGTTTACCTTGAGGGGGACAGCCGTGGGCAGCCGTTCTTCTTCCCCAAGCCGCTTTTGCACATCACCGACTACTTCTTCAAGGAGCCCGGGTGGGAGGAGTTCCTGGAGCTGGCCTGTCGGGTGGCGTCGGAGAAGGGGAACACCTATTTCGTATTCGACCGCGGAGGGGTTGCCAAGCTGTCCGAGTGCTGCAGGCTGTCCTTCGAGCTTAGCGAGGAGGACCTGAAGGAGGCCCATCAGCCCTGGAAGATGCGTTACTGCGCTTTGCAGAACATAACCATCAACCTGCCGCGCCTTGCCTACCGGGCGAAGGGAGATCAGGACGCCCTGTTCGACCTGGTGGACCAGTACATGGAGCTTAGCTCCAAGGCGCATATGCAGAAGAGGGCCTTCATAAAGGAGATCCTCTCCCTGGGCAAGAAGGGGCCCTTGAGCGCCCTGTGCGTGGATCACGACGGGGAGGGTTACCTTAGGTTTGACAAGGCCTCCCACCTCATAGGCATCCTGGGGGTTAACGAGATGGTCCAGGTGATGACCGGACATCAGCTTCACGAGGACAAGGGGGCCTTGGACCTTGGGCTGGCGGTGGTGAAGTACATGGAGATCAAGTGTGAGCAGCTGGCGGAGCGTTACGGGGTCAAGATGGTTTTGGAGCAGACCCCGGCGGAGAGCACCGCCCACCGGTTTGCCAAGCTGGACCTCAAGGCTTTCCCCGAGGAGGCCTCCAAGGTCATAAAGGGCGATTTCAAAACCGGGGAGATATACTACACCAACAGCACCCATCTTAACTATCACCTGGCATTGGATCCCATTCAGCGGGTGGTGGAGGAGGGTATGTTCCACCCGATGATAAAGGCCGGCGCCCTTACCCATATTTGGATGGGGGAGCATAAGCCGGATCCCAAGGGGTTGAGCAGCCTTGTAAGGAAGATCCACCTTCACAGCGAGAACGCCCAGGTGGCCTTCAGCCCTGAGTTCACCATATGCAACTCCTGCAACCGGGTGCACAGGGGGCTTTTCTCGCAGTGTCCCTCCTGCAGCTCCGAGGATGTGGACGGCATAACCAGGATAACCGGTTACTTCACCAGGACCTCCAGCTGGAACGCGGGCAAGAGGGGTGAGCTTAAGGACAGGAGCCGGGTGGCGGTCTCCTGA